Sequence from the Anas acuta chromosome 24, bAnaAcu1.1, whole genome shotgun sequence genome:
CAAGGGTTTGGGAGCAAGTCTGCAAACAGTGCGTGTGTGCCCTGATTGGGAGCAGGCAGAAAGCATGACTCAGAGCACTGACTAATGGAAACTGTGCTTCACTGCAGTGTTCTAGCTGAAAATCCaataagttttaaaattcaTACATAACCCCTTCTTGTTCAATATATCATGAATACGTTAAGTTGAAGTATTTCAAGTAGCCTGTTTTGAAGTCTGTAGGTACAAACTGATGGCACAGGTAGTCCTGTTGGGACAGACAGCCTGGGGCAGTTGAATTTCCCCTGGATGACACCTGAAGGAAAAGGCTGCCATAAACTCAGCTCCCCACCCCTGTGCTCTCATTCCTTCCCAGCACAAAGCTCGAATTGAAGGGAAAAGCACTCAGCTCTCCGCTTGGAGCAGCGCTGCACCAGGGTTAGATTGCGAAAGAGCACCCAGCAGGTTCATTGCCCGAGCCCTGAGCATGTTACAAGATGTTACACATCTCATGTGTAAGAGCAGAGCCTGCAACCCAGCATCAGCACCCCGGGACTCACCCTTCATCGCAGACCACGCTCGCTCTGGCACCGAACAGAAAGTCTGTCAGGGCGAGGGTCCTGCCCCCGGGCAGCACCGGCGGCTGCCCGCAGGACTTCCCTGCAGGGGAGCAAGGCCAAAGTGAGCGGCCACGGCTGCTGCCGTGACGAGGAATGCTAACGGGGGTAGACTGAGAAGGTTGCACCCGGAGGGAGCCGAGCTGTGCAGCCCCAGAAGGGCTCCACGCTCACAGCCGGCACCTGTAAACACTTCCCTGGAGGGCAGAAAGGAATATTTGCAGGGAGATTTCCATCTCGATGCTTTGGTAGCAAGTGAAAAGTGCGTTGCTGCCACATCGTCTGTCTCAATGCGATACGGATTTCATGGGGAAATATGCTTTGTCTACATTCTGAGGTTCAAGGCTAGAAATACTCCCTGCACACCGATGTTTGTCCTGTGCATGGGCTGTGTCCAGACGTGAACGTTAtgtgaaaatggaaacagatCTTTTCAtgccaacagaaaataaataacactcTTGATACTCTCACTGCTAAGTCTTAAAATcattggaaaagccctccaagatcacctggtccagccacccccctaccaccgaTGTCACCgctaaaccacgtccctaagcaccacgtccaacctttcccaaacacccccagggtGTTACAGGTAAATGTCTAGGGATATCCACTTGCTTTTGGGTTAAGCACGCGGCTGTTGGGGTTTATTGCAGCACACAGGCAAGGAGCAGATGCCTGGCTGCAGGTTccagccctgggggctgctcaCCGACAGCAGGGGCGGAGGTAGGAGGTACTCACTGTGGCACAACTCAGCAACCTCCGACCACGTCAGGTTTTCAAGACAAGTGCTGGTGGGGGAGCTTTCCGAGATGTTCTCATAGCCGGGGTGGCAGACGTAGCTCACAGTGAACccaataggaaaaaaatttaTCCTCTCGTCCACCTCGGACAGGGCAGCAAAGTGTAACCTTGTCGGGGTAGAGCAGCTCACTGGCAATCAAGGAGAGCAGGTCTGAGAGAGATGGCCAGCAAGGGGGCGTGAAAAACAGAGCTTGTAATTGCAGAAATGCTCCTGCTACGGCGCTTTTGGAGAGCTCTGCGTGTTCATCGCAGATTGCCTCTTCTCTCTTAGCAGCTGCAACCCCGCTGAATGCATTCGTAGCTCAGGATGCTCACACTGCACAGGCAGAGCCGTCAGCAGGTCAGAAGCTGtgcgctgcagccccccctgaAGCCAGCCCCTGCCGGCCCAGGCTCAGCACAAACAGCGGCCCCAGGGGCTGCGGCCCCCCTTACCCCATCACCGGCAGGAGCAGACCCCGCACCCATCAGCAGCAGCTAACGGAGGCGGCTTTGCACCTAAGGGTGCCATTGCAGAGCTGCACAAAAGCTTTaattaagcaaaagaaagctgaagctGCTTCGGAGGAATGGATATTTACGGCCACAGGGCTCGGGCAGCTGGGACCAGCGGGACCCGGGCAGGCACTGCACCATGTCCGCCCGCCCGGGGATTTTGATGGCGCCTTCGAGGCACGTGTAGGTGACCCTGGATCCCACCGggaagctgctgggctgctcggCCACGGACGGCTTGGAGTGGGCCATACGGGGTGGGGGCCCACAGTCACCTGTGCAGGAGAAAAACCTCTTTGGGTGAGGATCCCATTCCCCAGTCCCCAGTCCCAGCGAGCATCCCAGGAGGGCAGCTCTGGATTTCCCTCTGAGCAGAGGCACCGTGTTGGGCTGCATCCCTGGGAGCACCAGGGTTTGAGGGTGGTGCCAtcgccctccccagcccccaaacAGCGAGGGGGGAGCCGGGCAGGTCTCACTGCTCCCCACAGTGCATCCTATGTGCCTATACTCACCGTGAGCTGCAGGTGTGCCCaggagccccagcagggccaggagcagcgTGGGGCAGCCGGATCCCTGCCGCATGGTGGGAGCCCAGCAGCGCGAGGTGCTCGGGTATTTCCCCTGCCCTGGTTCTCCAGGCTTCATCGCAGCGATTCCTGCGCTGCTCTGCCAAGTACTATTGGCTCCCAGCTGCTCAGAAACTAAAGCTGGGAGGAGATGCAACAGCAGCCAAGCCTGTGGAGCAGTGGAAACGTGTCCAGAACACACAGGGAGCTCAACCCTCCCACTGGGACGAGGCGTGCAGCCAGGGGTGGCAAACAGCAGTCACCCAAGGGGCCCAGGCAAAGCCTCCAGgtcctcctgccccacacaggggctgggggggggggtgtaaCTCAGCCCTATTCTTTGTCCCGAGACTTGCAGTAAGCCCTGACTAGCACGGATataccaaaaccaaacactACCCGGACAGAAAAGCCCTCCACCCCTGCTGTAACTAAGGCAGAAAAATGCCTGCTTAGTCATTTGCTGGCAGGtaacacagcacagctcctccatGTCGGCgaactgcaaaataaaagtgtcacctttttttcctgttatcttattatctgatattttttcctaactgCCTGAGTCAGGCGCTGTGCAATTAGGACGGGCTGTGAGCGGATACATCTGTGCACTGACTAACGCTCCGAAACATCCCCTGACGTCTGTTAGGAGCACTCCGGCACGTTGCTAGAAACTCCCAGCTCACTCCTGCTGACGCGCTTCGAGCACTGCCCGTGGCGATGCTCTACCTTTGTTTGCAGCCAGAGGTGTGCAGAGCGTGGGAGGGGCAGGGCGCAGCACCAGGGCGCAGCACGGGCTTTCCTGCTGACACCGGGCTCTGCCCCCGTTATCGTGTCCCCTCGCCACACCTCGGTGAAGCACAGGATGTATGATCGAGGCACCCTTCTGTGCATCCTGTGGGAGATGCCATCTCCTCCCAGGGCATTGCGCATTGGGCTCTAGTAACCTTGAAAGCAGAGCTGGTAACTCTTAAAAGCGTGCGGCTCACCAGGACGTACTGCTGCAAATCTCTTGGGCAGGAGCTCAGCACATCCCAGCTCCCgctgagccctgctgcctgccccgtGCCCTCCCCAGACACCAAGGCTCGGCTCTCGGCCAGGGCTGCTTGGCCACAGCAAAACCCTGCCAGCCCTATGGCCGCTGTGAGGGGttacaaaacacacacatttacaTCTCCATTTTTATCGTACACCTGAACAGAAAGCCTGATTCCTTCACCACGCGGGCACAGCGAGAGGATGATCGTTTATTGAATAAGCAAAATCATTGCTGTCTGATTCGTTCCACTTAAACTTACAACATCTATTCTTAGCATTTGCTTGCAAGCACAGGGATGTGGAAGACGACACCAACCCAGCTATCTGTCAAGGGCAGCACCCTGCCAGAACCTGTTGCCTCTTTTAAATCCCAGGGATAAGCAAATAGGCTTTGCCAGCCTCCTCTAACACACTTAAATATAACTGCCCTTAGCTAGATGAATACACGTAGAAGCCGTGACCTGTGTCACCAGGAAACGACGCAGTTAAATATTCCCTCCCGGGCTATTTCTGGGCAGGTGAGGTGTGCTGACGCTGGGcagtgggcaggggctgccgggcagcagcttgctgcagaACCGCCTCCAGGGGCCGGCAGCTCGGCTCTGCCAGGAATTTGCTTCCCTGGGCTCCGGTTCCACTGCCCTTGGCCTAGCACGGTTTATTCCGTGACTCAAGGAAGGTCAACATAACACCTTATTACACTTgctaaaatgaaaagtgaaaatggTTTGTTATAGAGCAAATCAAGCCTGTGGATTTAAGGAACAGAGCAAAAACCTCCCTGAGCTCTAGCACCTAGCATGACAAAAGCAACCTCCCAGACACCGTTTATTATTTCTCTGGTTCTGTGCGTACAAGCATGAACTATGGAGTCACTGAGAGTCTTCTTACAGATGCTCTGACTGCGTGAACTGTGTCCAAAGGAAAGGTGATTCATTACAGTGTGTGTTACAGGATGACCTTATTCGAGAGCCCAAGTTCCACCTTCAGTTTTTGAATCTCCAGGAACAGTTTTTGTACTTCCAGCAGAGTTCTCACTTCCTCCATGGGCACACCGCACTCAAAGGCAGCTTTAATATCCCCAACCTCTTCACAAATATCAGCCTCTCCTTGCTTCTTCTGTAAAAAAGCGGAACAAAAAGCAGAGACAGGCGTGTATGATTGCACGGCGGTGGACGGAGAGCCAAACACTGCAGCTCTGAGGCCGCGTGTCTGCCCAATTTGCCTTGCATTGCCCTAACGCAGCCTGCATCCCACAGCATGGCCATAAAGCCAGAGCCTTTAAGAGGTTCAGACCATAATTTTTTTATATCAGGAATCAGGCAGCACTCACCCAGAAACTCAGACCATGACACTTACACACTTGGGCAGCGGTGTCCACTTGCCATCAGCCAGGCACGTGGCTGTCCCGGTGTCTCCGAAAGCAGCAGGTCCTCCACCAGAGAAGTGGTACCCATGGAGGCACTCGAAAGTAACAGTCGTGTTTGCTGGGTACCGCGTTTTACTGTCCCTGGCGTTTTTCAGCCTTCCATTGACAACTTGCGGTTCCGGACACTGAACTGAAAGTAAAGCACACAGCAGAGGGCAGCACAGCCGGGGGATCATCGTTAtgttggtggaaaaaaaatatgaaattagtGAAGAATGAATCAGTGCAGGTGAATTTAGCCAAATGTGCACCTGCACATTTCGTGAGCCACGAAACCAAACATTAAGGCAAAGTTACACCCCCAGGGTGTGCAGGAGGGGTTGACGAAGGACAGAACAGCCCTTGAGGGGAGAAGGCAccaggggagctggggcaggaggcagcaccgCGCCGTGCTGCACCCGAATGCCAAACCCACCTGGGACGCAGGAGGGCAGCGGCGGCTGCCAGGTGCTGTTGGCCGCACACCAGGTCTCAGCATCACCGCGCAGCACGAAGCCTTCATCGCAGGAGAAGCGCACGGACACCCCGTAGGGGAACGTGTGTCTCGGTGGAGCCATCCTTCCGTGCTCAACATCAGGCCTGGGGCAGCGAACCACTGTGGGCAGAGCGCGCACGGCTGCGTCAGGCCGGGTGCCCCGGGACACAAAGCGGGGCTCGCCCTGAGCACTTTGGGGTACCCAACGCAGGAGAAGCGGTGTCTCCTTTCTCCACACCAGCCCCGAGGTGCCGAGCTCACGCCACAGGGAAGCAggaggagccggcagccctgctccaggtCCCCCTGCACACCCAGGTGCCGGCGTGACCCCATGGGGAAGCGACTCACCCCTGCACTCCGGGGCAGAGCCGCTCCACCCCAGGTTCTCCCCGTCGGTGGAGGTGCAGTAGATGGACTCGTCCCCGATGAGGGACAGACCCGCGGCACAGCTGTACTTCACCTCGTAGCCGTAGGGGAAGAGGTCCGATCTCGAGGCTGTGTGCTGCCCGCTggtgatttggggaggggggtcACAGACTgcaagagagaggagaaaagttAAGCTGTTTTTCGGTCCATCACCAGGTGGAGAAGTGCTGGCAGTACCAGGAGGAGCCAGGTCTCTGTGTTATGCTTGGCCAGGCTCTGCTCAAAGTCTCCCAGCTCCTTGCCAGgttcagccccagctctgctggtgccCCCAGATGGAGCAGCCACGCACCCTCACCCACCAACCCCACACCACAGCGTGGGTCTCCATCCCCTCCACTCCCTTGTGATAAAAGAGCCTGCTCATAAACTGGGTCAGGGATTTTCCAGCATTATAAACCCTTTGAACAGTCCTCTAAGAAAGTGGCTGCAGGCTCGTTACACAGCACCTTGATTACAGTTTTGCTAGAAAGAGTATACATTAAAACCATTTAATGCTGTGACTTGGACCCCTTCTAACACAGCCTTCTCTGATCAGAGATTTCAAATTTATATCATTTTTCTAactgctcttccccaggctaTGGAGATGCAGTTCCCAGCTCCACCCCAAGCAGACACCGCCCGGACTCACCCTTATCGCAGAACGGAACAGGGGGGCTCCACGTCCCGTCAGACCCGCACTGAGCCCTCCGGCTGCCCCACAGCACGTAGCCAGGGTCGCACTGAAACGCTGCCTGGCGCCCGAAGGTATACTTGGCGTCCTTCACGTTGATCTCCTGCCCGTGGCTGATGGTGGGGTTCGGACACTGCACCACTGAGGAACACCGGCATCAGAAAGGTTCCAGGGATGGGGTCTCACAGTGCTCACAGGACGCATCCACACCAGGGTGTTCCCCATGGGGGTGGCTCGTTAACCCAGGGACCCTGCCAGACGTCCCCAGCCAGCCCTGGCGTGCTCAGGGACTGCAATTACGGGATAACAGCCATTTCTCTTGGAAGGCAGAGCTGTATGAACCCTGCAATTAGCTAGAGATGGCACTGGAGGAACGACGTTACTGTCATTGTTTGAAAGACTAAATGATTAGAATGAGATtcagatatttcttttcatcCATGCCACCCATTGAACGGCACAATTATTATCACTGAGAGCCAAAACACTGCTATATAGCGCTGTGCCTTGTGGCACTGCACTGCTGGTGGGCATTTAGAAAATGATGGTATTCCCCACCATTAAATAGCTGCTTTGCTGGCGAGGCAAAGAAAACGGGGCACTTACTCTGGCAAAGCGTTGGGATTGAGGACCAGGTGAAATTTTTGAGACAAGTAATTGTCGGAGATACTTCAGGGATCATAGTGTACCCGTTTCTGCAGAAGTAGGTGACGGTCGAACCGACCAGGAACTCGCGCTGAGGGCTTCGGTCGGCGTAGCTGAGGGCAGGAGGCGAAGGGCAGCGACCTGGAGCCAGGGCAGGGAGGATGCTCAGAGCCACCAGGGCTCCCTGGGACCCACCGGGGATAGGGCTGAGCCCTGCCTCTGGCAGGacccctcccaccccaacaCACTTTTAGCAAAAGAAGCTCACAAAATGACACATAGGAGATGAATTAGGGAGAAGAGGAACCTGCACGTACCTGGGACACAGGCGGGCACCCGTGGCTGCCACCTGCCGCTGGACAGGCACCGCACGGTGCCGGTGCCCGCGGGGACATAGCCAGCATCGCACTCGACCATGGCCGCGCCACCCGAGGTGAAGTTGTGCACGGGTCTCAGCCGTCCGTGTGCGATAAGTGGGACCTgacactgcagctctgcagagcagaggacagACAAGGACTTTGTGGGGGTGTTTTTACTGATCGCAGCTGCGGTCACTGCACTCCCACCTGGTAAACTGATCAGGGTAACAACTGCAGCAATCGAGGCAGAGAGGTTA
This genomic interval carries:
- the LOC137844219 gene encoding membrane cofactor protein-like — encoded protein: MRALRGLMGPLLAVAVLVLQPAGSLELQCQVPLIAHGRLRPVHNFTSGGAAMVECDAGYVPAGTGTVRCLSSGRWQPRVPACVPGRCPSPPALSYADRSPQREFLVGSTVTYFCRNGYTMIPEVSPTITCLKNFTWSSIPTLCQMVQCPNPTISHGQEINVKDAKYTFGRQAAFQCDPGYVLWGSRRAQCGSDGTWSPPVPFCDKVCDPPPQITSGQHTASRSDLFPYGYEVKYSCAAGLSLIGDESIYCTSTDGENLGWSGSAPECRVVRCPRPDVEHGRMAPPRHTFPYGVSVRFSCDEGFVLRGDAETWCAANSTWQPPLPSCVPVQCPEPQVVNGRLKNARDSKTRYPANTTVTFECLHGYHFSGGGPAAFGDTGTATCLADGKWTPLPKCKKQGEADICEEVGDIKAAFECGVPMEEVRTLLEVQKLFLEIQKLKVELGLSNKVIL